One segment of Urocitellus parryii isolate mUroPar1 chromosome 5, mUroPar1.hap1, whole genome shotgun sequence DNA contains the following:
- the LOC113176435 gene encoding olfactory receptor 6C2, with the protein MRNHTAITTFILLGLTDDPKLQILLFIFLLLTYMLSVTGNLTIITLTLVDPHLKTPMYFFLRNFSFLEVSFTTVCIPRFLYSLSTGDNTVTYNACATQIFFVFLFGATEFFLLAAMSYDRYVAICKPLHYMTIMNNRVCTLLVLSCWVAGLMIIVPPLNVGLQLEFCDSNAIDHFSCDASPLLKISCSDTWVLEQMVIIVAVFALIITLVCVVLSYTYIIRTILRFPSVQQRKKAFSTCSSHMIVVSITYGSCIFIYIKPSAKEEVGINKGVSVLTTSVAPLLNPFIYTLRNKQVKLAFNDSIKKIVFLSKK; encoded by the coding sequence ATGAGGAACCACACAGCAATAACCACTTTCATCCTGCTGGGACTGACAGATGACCCCAAACTGCAAATTCtgctttttatctttctgttgcTCACCTACATGTTGAGTGTAACAGGGAACCTGACTATTATCACCCTCACACTGGTGGATCCCCATCTTAAGACAcctatgtacttcttcctcagaaACTTTTCCTTCCTAGAAGTTTCATTTACTACTGTCTGTATCCCTCGATTTCTGTACAGTTTATCAACTGGAGACAATACTGTTACCTACAATGCTTGTGCAACtcagatattttttgtttttctctttggagCAACAGAATTTTTTCTCCTGGCAGCCATGTCCTAtgatcgctatgtggccatctgtaaaCCCCTTCATTATATGACCATCATGAACAACAGAGTGTGCACCTTATTAGTCCTCTCCTGCTGGGTAGCTGGCTTGATGATTATTGTCCCACCCCTAAATGTAGGTCTCCAGCTTGAATTCTGTGATTCTAATGCCATTGATCATTTCAGCTGTGATGCAAGTCCCCTCCTAAAGATCTCGTGCTCAGACACATGGGTACTAGAACAGATGGTTATCATTGTGGCTGTATTTGCCCTCATTATTACCCTGGTCTGTGTGGTTCTGTCCTACACATACATCATCAGGACCATTCTGAGATTCCCCTCTGTTCAGCAAAGGAAAAAGGCCTTTTCCACCTGCTCATCCCACATGATTGTGGTTTCCATCACCTATGGCAGCTGCATCTTCATCTACATCAAGCCTTCAGCAAAGGAAGAGGTGGGCATAAATAAAGGAGTTTCAGTTCTCACCACTTCTGTAGCGCCCTTGTTGAACCCTTTCATTTACACCTTGAGGAACAAGCAAGTGAAACTCGCTTTCAATGACTCCATAAAGAAGATTGTGTTTCTCTCAAAGAAGTAG
- the LOC113176437 gene encoding olfactory receptor 6C70, whose protein sequence is MKNHSRQIEFILLGLTDNSQLQIVIFLFLLLNYILSIMGNLTITVLTLLDSHLKTPMYFFLRNFSFLEISFTTTCIPKFLITIVTREKTISYNDCISQLFFYIFLGTTEFFLLATMSYDGYVAICKPLHYTSIMNNKVCLQLVLGSWATGFLVVFPPLILGLDLDFCASNIIDHFLCDISPVLQLSCSDTHLLELIAFFIAMITLIVTLLLVILSYGHIIKTILKFPSAQQKKKAFSTCSSHIIVVSITYCSCIFIYIKPSSNERVTLCKWIAVLNTSVAPMLNPFIYTLRNQQVKQAFRAGFKKILTALEK, encoded by the coding sequence atgaagaaccaTTCAAGACAGATAGAATTCATCCTCCTGGGATTGACAGATAATTCACAGTTACAGATtgtgattttcttatttctacttCTAAATTACATCTTGAGTATAATGGGAAACTTGACCATCACTGTTCTCACTCTGCTGGATTCCCATCTCAAGACTCCAATGTACTTTTTCCTCCGTAATTTCTCTTTCCTCGAAATTTCATTCACAACTACTTGCATCCCCAAATTCCTAATCACCATTGTAACTAGAGAAAAGACTATTTCTTATAATGATTGTATATCTCAATtgtttttttacatattcttGGGGACtacagaattttttcttctggCTACCATGTCCTATGACGGCTACGTTGCCATCTGCAAACCGTTGCATTATACATCCATCATGAACAACAAAGTTTGCCTTCAGCTTGTCCTGGGTTCTTGGGCAACAGGATTCCTGGttgtttttcctcctctgattttGGGTCTTGACTTGGATTTCTGTGCTTCAAATAttattgatcatttcctttgTGACATTTCTCCTGTATTACAACTTTCTTGCTCAGACACACATTTACTAGAACTGATAGCTTTTTTCATAGCTATGATAACACTCATTGTCACACTATTATTAGTGATTCTTTCCTATGGTCACATCATCAAGACAATTCTCAAATTCCCTTCagctcagcaaaagaaaaaagccttTTCCACTTGCTCTTCTCACATTATTGTTGTCTCCATCACTTATTGCAGCTGCATATTCATCTACATAAAGCCATCATCAAATGAGAGAGTTACTTTATGCAAATGGATAGCTGTGCTCAACACTTCAGTCGCCCCTATGTTGAATCCATTCATTTACACTCTAAGGAATCAGCAAGTGAAACAAGCCTTCAGAGCAGGATTTAAAAAGATACTTActgctttagaaaaataa
- the LOC144254919 gene encoding olfactory receptor 6C2-like, whose translation MKRNHTTITTFILLGLTDDPNVQVLLFIFLLLTYMLSVTGNLTIITLTLVDPHLKTPMYFFLRNFSFLEVSFTTVCIPRFLYSLSTGDNTVTYNACATQIFFGFLFGTTEFFLLAAMSYDRYVAICKPLHYMTIMNNRVCTLLVLSCWKSSLIIIVPPLFLGLQLEFCDSNAIDHFSCDASPLLKISCSDTWIIEQIVLFVAVFALIITLVCVVLSYTYIIKTILRFPSVQQRKKAFSTCSSHMIVVSITYGSCIFIYIKPSAKEEVAINKGVSVLTTSVAPLLNPFIYTLRNKQVKLAFNDSIKKIVFLSKK comes from the coding sequence ATGAAGAGGAACCACACAACAATAACCACTTTCATCCTGCTGGGACTGACAGATGACCCAAATGTGCAAGTTCtgctttttatctttctgttgcTCACCTACATGTTGAGTGTAACAGGGAACCTGACTATTATCACCCTCACACTGGTGGATCCCCATCTGAAGACAcctatgtacttcttcctcagaaACTTTTCCTTCCTAGAAGTTTCATTTACTACTGTCTGTATCCCTCGATTCCTATACAGTTTATCAACTGGAGACAATACTGTTACCTACAATGCTTGTGCAactcaaatattttttggttttctctttgGAACAACAGAATTTTTTCTCCTGGCAGCCATGTCCTAtgatcgctatgtggccatctgtaaaCCCCTTCATTATATGACCATCATGAACAACAGAGTGTGCACCTTATTAGTCCTCTCCTGCTGGAAATCTAGCTTGATTATTATTGTCCCACCCCTTTTCTTAGGTCTCCAGCTTGAATTCTGTGATTCTAATGCCATTGATCATTTCAGTTGTGATGCAAGTCCCCTCCTAAAGATCTCCTGTTCAGACACATGGATAATAGAACAGATAGTTCTATTTGTGGCTGTATTTGCCCTCATTATTACCCTGGTCTGTGTGGTTCTGTCCTACACATACATCATCAAGACCATTCTGAGATTCCCCTCTGTTCAGCAAAGGAAAAAGGCCTTTTCCACCTGCTCATCCCACATGATTGTGGTTTCCATCACCTATGGCAGCTGCATCTTCATCTACATCAAGCCTTCAGCAAAGGAAGAGGTGGCCATAAATAAAGGAGTTTCAGTTCTCACCACTTCTGTAGCGCCCTTGCTGAACCCTTTCATTTACACCTTGAGGAACAAGCAAGTGAAACTCGCTTTCAATGACTCCATAAAGAAGATTGTGTTTCTCTCAAAGAAATAG